The following are from one region of the Aspergillus chevalieri M1 DNA, chromosome 1, nearly complete sequence genome:
- the rpn8 gene encoding proteasome regulatory particle lid subunit RPN8 (BUSCO:EOG09263KRO;~COG:O;~EggNog:ENOG410PHXE;~InterPro:IPR024969,IPR037518,IPR033858,IPR000555;~MEROPS:MER0030134;~PFAM:PF13012,PF01398;~go_component: GO:0005838 - proteasome regulatory particle [Evidence IEA];~go_function: GO:0005515 - protein binding [Evidence IEA];~go_function: GO:0008237 - metallopeptidase activity [Evidence IEA];~go_function: GO:0070122 - isopeptidase activity [Evidence IEA]) gives MPATTAETLSLVTKTVTVAPLVLLSVADHYGRTAKGTKKRVVGVLLGENTGQTVRVSNSFAVPFEEDEKDPSVWFLDHNFIESMRDMFKKINAREKLIGWYHSGPKLRASDLEINELFKKYTPNPLLVIVDVQPKEVGVPTDAYFAVDEIKDDGTTTSRTFVHTPSVIEAEEAEEIGVEHLLRDIRDVAVGTLSTRITSQLQSLQGLHLRLRDIGQYLQKVLDRELPVNHAILGHLQDVFNLLPNLSTPSTGPRISGTETQTENSELARAMSIKTNDQMMAIYISSLIRAITAFHDLIENKIQNRQQQEENESKKEQEVNAIKAEKEEGAKKASGAGNGEKKEQGSSKEKSSKN, from the exons ATGCCTGCTACCACGGCGGAGACCCTCTCCCTCGTCACGAAGACCGTCACTGTCGCTCCTCTCGTTCTCCTTTCCGTCGCAGATCACTATGGACGTACTGCCAAGGGGACTAAAAAGCGTGTTGTGGGTGTGCTTCTAGGAGAGAATACTGGCCAAACGGTTCGGGTGTCAAACAGCTTTGCTG TCCcatttgaagaagatgaaaaagaTCCGTCGGTCTGGTTCTTAGATCACAACTTCATCGAGTCCATGAGGGACATGTTCAAGAAAATCAATGCTCGTGAGAAGCTTATCGGATGGTACCACTCGGGTCCGAAGCTACGCGCCTCTGATCTGGAGATCAACGAGTTGTTCAAGAAATACACACCTAATCCCTTGCTGGTGATTGTCGACGTGCAACCGAAAGAAGTTGGCGTGCCTACAGATGCCTACTTTGCTGTTGACGAGATTAAGGAT GACGGTACTACGACTTCGCGAACGTTCGTCCATACTCCATCTGTAATCGAGGCCGAGGAAGCGGAGGAAATCGGTGTGGAACATCTTCTTCGCGACATCAGAGACGTGGCCGTCGGAACCCTCTCTACTCGGATAACTTCGCAACTCCAGTCGTTGCAGGGATTGCATTTGCGACTCCGTGACATCGGCCAATACCTCCAGAAGGTCCTTGACCGTGAACTCCCTGTTAATCATGCTATCCTGGGTCATCTCCAGGATGTCTTCAACCTGCTTCCCAACTTGTCGACACCATCCACAGGACCGCGGATCAGCGGTACGGAAACACAGACGGAGAACAGCGAGCTGGCACGAGCGATGAGCATCAAGACCAACGACCAAATGATGGCGATTTATATCAGCAGCCTGATCCGCGCAATCACGGCGTTCCACGACCTGATCGAAAACAAGATCCAGAACCGGCAGCAACAAGAAGAGAACGAGTCGAAGAAGGAGCAAGAGGTGAATGCCATCAAGgctgaaaaggaagagggcGCAAAGAAGGCTAGTGGGGCAGGGAATGGCGAAAAGAAGGAGCAGGGTAGCTCCAAGGAGAAGTCGTCTAAGAACTAG
- a CDS encoding putative mRNA cleavage factor complex component Pcf11 (COG:A;~EggNog:ENOG410QE1P;~InterPro:IPR006569,IPR021605,IPR008942;~PFAM:PF11526,PF04818;~go_component: GO:0005849 - mRNA cleavage factor complex [Evidence IEA];~go_process: GO:0006369 - termination of RNA polymerase II transcription [Evidence IEA];~go_process: GO:0006378 - mRNA polyadenylation [Evidence IEA];~go_process: GO:0006379 - mRNA cleavage [Evidence IEA]), with amino-acid sequence MSGLASDEVAEDYKNSLEDLTTNDRFQISNLTVIAKENTEHAMAISRVLENHIRTTPPTQKLPALYVVDSIVKNVGTPYTLFLGRNMYQTFMNAYTLVDSQTRRKLDEMLKTWKEPVPGSLDTRPVFPPEITRGIESALIKARTAALQQQQARSQQEIRTRSRVATPPGWTNSPTMLQNARQYPPNGQAPSYQSTENSYPLRFTPTPQQSQEVDLAALNRDIESLITAARSEFTNNPLDPSVQQRLKALLDLQGILQRQELTQEQLRLVRNQVSALGPKPVLPTAQAVSPIPAVSTPSMAATPAQPVSQPLQQLLNPGTLAGLIKATAARQQPTPPPQAANILPQMPTGNSTPLPVTASTPENPLIAALRARGLLPGAAVPPSTAPTPNMAPAFPFIVPGQVRYTPPVQAPQAMGASESFMDVQMNTASIKIPRPGLIASLYEAKSNRCGTCGRRFFATEEGKEKKARHLDWHFKTNQRMAEAAKRAQNRSWYVDERDWIKSREVGDDQNLADAEAPGDSAAGADGSSAKRGPPKQWIHAPNDATLRNTPCPICQEKFESTWSEEVQDWIWQDAVKVGNRVYHASCYSEVTKDGPGPAGGNTPIGRTGTPDSVLGKRKAEVRLFREVFEFGLANHTSQGTDSPGHHVRVKMEPV; translated from the exons ATGTCTGGACTTGCTTCTGACGAAGTGGCCGAGGACTACAAGAACTCCTTGGAAGATCTCACCACCAATGACCGCTTCCAAATCAGCAATCTGACGGTCATTGCGAAGGAAAATACAGAACATGCGATGGCCATCTCTCGCGTGTTGGAGAATCATATCCGAACA ACACCACCAACGCAGAAGTTGCCTGCTCTATATGTAGTCGACTCAATTGTCAAGAATGTAGGGACACCCTACACTCTATTCCTGGGCCGCAACATGTACCAGACGTTCATGAATGCCTACACCTTGGTCGACTCGCAAACTCGCCGCAAGCTGGACGAAATGCTCAAGACGTGGAAAGAGCCGGTTCCGGGCTCGTTGGATACAAGACCGGTCTTCCCTCCGGAGATTACGCGCGGCATTGAGAGTGCCCTGATCAAAGCGAGAACAGCCGCTCTTCAGCAACAGCAGGCCAGGAGTCAGCAGGAGATTCGAACCCGGAGCCGAGTTGCGACTCCTCCCGGCTGGACTAACAGCCCGACAATGCTCCAGAACGCTCGTCAATACCCTCCGAATGGACAAGCCCCAAGCTACCAGTCTACG GAAAACTCATACCCTTTACGATTCACTCCGACTCCTCAGCAATCCCAGGAGGTCGATTTAGCAGCGTTGAATCGAGACATTGAGTCTTTAATCACAGCAGCTCGGAGCGAATTTACCAACAATCCCCTCGATCCTTCCGTGCAGCAACGACTGAAAGCTCTGCTAGATTTACAGGGTATCCTGCAGCGCCAGGAACTGACGCAAGAGCAGTTGAGACTAGTTCGGAACCAAGTCTCTGCCCTGGGCCCGAAGCCGGTATTACCGACTGCACAGGCCGTTTCTCCCATCCCGGCAGTTTCAACACCGTCTATGGCAGCCACGCCGGCTCAACCCGTTTCACAACCTCTTCAGCAACTTCTGAATCCAGGGACATTGGCGGGACTCATTAAAGCAACGGCAGCACGCCAGCAGCCCACTCCCCCACCTCAGGCTGCGAACATCCTACCTCAGATGCCAACAGGGAATAGTACTCCGCTGCCCGTTACCGCATCGACGCCTGAAAATCCTCTTATTGCGGCGCTGAGGGCACGAGGTCTTTTGCCAggtgctgctgttcctcCTTCAACCGCCCCGACACCGAATATGGCCCCTGCATTTCCATTCATTGTTCCTGGCCAGGTGCGATATACGCCTCCTGTACAAGCTCCACAGGCCATGGGCGCCTCAGAAAGTTTTATGGACGTACAGATGAATACTGCATCTATCAAGATACCACGACCTGGTCTGATTGCTAGTCTCTATGAAGCAAAATCGAATCGGTGTGGGACATGCGGCCGTCGCTTTTTTGCAacggaagaaggaaaagaaaagaaggcgCGCCATCTGGATTGGCATTTTAAGACAAACCAACGAATGGCAGAAGCTGCCAAGCGAGCTCAAAACCGCAGTTGGTATGTCGATGAACGGGATTGGATCAAATCCCGAGAGGTTGGAGACGATCAGAATCTCGCCGATGCAGAAGCTCCCGGTGATAGTGCAGCCGGTGCGGATGGCAGTTCAGCAAAAAGAGGACCCCCGAAACAGTGGATCCACGCCCCGAACGATGCAACCTTGCGCAATACACCATGCCCCATCTGCCAGGAAAAGTTCGAGTCGACGTGGTCCGAAGAAGTCCAGGATTGGATTTGGCAAGATGCCGTCAAGGTTGGGAATCGTGTCTATCACGCCAGTTGCTATTCTGAAGTTACCAAAGATGGACCGGGCCCTGCTGGTGGAAACACGCCTATAGGGCGTACTGGCACTCCGGATTCTGTGCTAGGCAAGCGGAAGGCAGAGGTAAGATTATTTAGGGAGGTCTTCGAGTTCGGTTTGGCTAACCATACATCGCAGGGCACTGACTCTCCTGGGCATCATGTTCGAGTCAAAATGGAACCCGTTTGA
- the adk1 gene encoding adenylate kinase ADK1 (COG:F;~EggNog:ENOG410PG6Q;~InterPro:IPR027417,IPR006259,IPR000850,IPR028587, IPR033690,IPR007862;~PFAM:PF05191,PF00406,PF13207;~go_function: GO:0004017 - adenylate kinase activity [Evidence IEA];~go_function: GO:0005524 - ATP binding [Evidence IEA];~go_function: GO:0016776 - phosphotransferase activity, phosphate group as acceptor [Evidence IEA];~go_function: GO:0019205 - nucleobase-containing compound kinase activity [Evidence IEA];~go_process: GO:0006139 - nucleobase-containing compound metabolic process [Evidence IEA];~go_process: GO:0006172 - ADP biosynthetic process [Evidence IEA]) — translation MAPITEEAVSSLKDMVGKLEARVQDLESRLTNGSNKPKSISEQMRIILMGPPGAGKGTQAPKLKDTYCVCHLATGDMLRSQVAKKTDLGREAKKIMDQGGLVSDDIMVNMIKSELENNAECKNGFILDGFPRTVAQAERLDEMLNQRSQKLQHAIELQIDDALLVARITGRLIHPASGRSYHKIFNPPKQDMKDDVTGEPLIQRSDDNVDALNKRLVTYHAQTTPVADYYKKTGIWRGIDASQEPGQVWKSLLGVFHKN, via the exons ATGGCTCCCATCACAGAAGAGGCTGTTTCGAGCCTGAAGGATATGGTCGGAAAGCTCGAAGCCCGAGTGCAGGATCTGGAAAGCCGCCTTACCAATGGctccaacaagcccaagTCCATTTCGGAGCAGATGCGCATTATCTTGATGGGACCCCCCGGTGCCG GCAAGGGTACCCAGGCCCCCAAACTCAAGGACACCTACTGCGTGTGCCACTTG GCTACCGGTGACATGCTGCGGTCACAAGTCGCCAAGAAGACCGACCTGGGACGGGAGGCTaagaagatcatggaccAAGGTGGCCTCGTTAGCGACGATATCATGGTTAACATGATCAAGAGCGAGCTTGAGAACAACGCTGAGTGCAAGAACGG TTTCATCCTGGACGGTTTCCCTCGCACTGTTGCCCAAGCTGAGCGCCTGGATGAGATGCTTAACCAGCGCAGCCAGAAGCTCCAACACGCCATTGAGCTGCAGATCGACGATGCCCTTTTGGTCGCAAGAATCACTGGCCGTCTGATCCACCCCGCCTCTGGCCGGTCGTACCACAAGATTTTCAACCCTCCCAAGCAGGACATGAAGGACGACGTCACCGGCGAGCCGCTAATCCAGCGTTCCGACGACAATGTCGACGCCCTGAACAAGCGTCTGGTGACATACCACGCCCAGACCACCCCGGTTGCTGACTACTACAAGAAGACCGGCATTTGGCGGGGTATTGATGCCAGCCAGGAGCCTGGCCAAGTGTGGAAGAGCCTCCTCGGTGTTTTCCACAAGAACTAA
- a CDS encoding putative microtubule binding protein HOOK3 (COG:S;~EggNog:ENOG410PQX0;~InterPro:IPR043936,IPR036872;~PFAM:PF19047;~go_process: GO:0030705 - cytoskeleton-dependent intracellular transport [Evidence IEA]), with protein sequence MASELTVTKVLLEWINSFSLGKTLRATDELTDGIIVWEVLQDIDPQYFLDEIPERNPSDHWVAKWQNLKHIHKLLLSYIRHQNDDHLPSGLDPSPDLEAVAEKNSVRETNKLLKLLLIAAISSPNAETYVQTLQNLSTPTQEGLKDIIEEAHNGQHEPIDIADEDKEESSKRVKSVDLELQFEERVGKVIAENDRLTHEKKELEKALEDLHNRLARLQENNDTLQNRLASTEDRLVTLKSGKGDLGFNAKALESKSRQQEDLIATQEARLSAAQDELDSLRMTVESLRVKNQRFQKLQDDYDELKTEKDQLARKANAAEKYRQKLQASQDFEKENQALKNQIKDLQQQLKDADSQHRWSSEREVELEEYRKVLPRIEQECTEIQDLKKSLEFNNHALGERLKSAEEQRERDDEIISELRERIRELEGSPGSPSLTPGTETPKLQGTLQKDFEEIGAKESQLKSENEDLKKEVESLKGPSAHTASKFEKFSEAFTQTLQLAQTNSTQNEEYWKLYDNYSTALKKFAEIQDALSTTKKTLDNAYAEAELANKENVDMVHEAKEQNSAELAQMRAEWDERTQRIHHLEAELEASQTLAREACAERDELRGMLDNKQSEMRAEDQETIDEMKKLLSEFTAQDGSDSEASGVELARQIAELIDKNIERLAQRAEYIEQQNEHIKSLRERIRNFEEHTDDGISKERELELQRIIDGQTRELALMSSAWFDLQCRIQTNNVTLSRYRHGSSIAEAQKGWLPRQRSGVATSR encoded by the exons ATGGCTTCAGAACTTACAGTCACCAAGGTCCTACTGGAATGGATCAACAGCTTTTCGCTTGGGAAGACGCTGCGGGCCACCGATGAGCTGACCGACGGGATCATAGTGTGGGAAGTCTTACAGGACATTGACCCCCAATACTTCCTTGACGAGATACCGGAACGGAACCCATCCGATCATTGGGTGGCCAAATGGCAGAACCTGAAGCATATCCATAAGCTGTTACTCAGTTACATTCGACACCAGAACGATGACCATCTGCCTTCGGGTCTCGATCCCTCCCCCGACCTTGAAGCCGTCGCAGAGAAGAACTCCGTCCGTGAAACCAACAAGCTCCTGAAACTCCTCTTAATCGCCGCCATCAGTTCCCCGAATGCCGAAACGTACGTGCAGACGCTTCAAAACCTGAGTACCCCCACGCAGGAGGGTCTCAAGGATATCATCGAGGAGGCACATAATGGACAGCATGAGCCCATTGACATCGCGGATGAAGATAAGGAGGAATCATCGAAGCGAGTCAAATCGGTCGACCTGGAATTGCAGTTCGAGGAACGAGTGGGAAAGGTGATCGCAGAAAACGACCGCTTGACAcacgagaagaaagaactggAGAAGGCTTTGGAGGACTTGCATAACCGCCTGGCGCGCTTACAGGAGAACAACGATACCCTGCAGAACCGCCTAGCCTCGACGGAGGATCGCCTGGTGACGCTGAAGTCCGGGAAAGGTGATCTCGGTTTTAACGCCAAGGCATTAGAGTCCAAGTCTCGTCAGCAGGAGGACCTCATCGCAACGCAGGAAGCGAGGCTTTCAGCGGCTCAGGATGAACTAGATAGCTTGCGGATGACCGTGGAGTCTCTGCGTGTCAAGAACCAGCGGTTTCAGAAGCTGCAGGATGACTACGACGAACTCAAGACGGAAAAGGATCAGTTGGCTCGCAAGGCCAACGCTGCAGAGAAGTATCGCCAGAAACTGCAAGCTAGTCAAGATTTCGAAAAGGAAAACCAGGCGCTCAAGAATCAGATCAAGGACCTTCAACAGCAGCTGAAGGATGCGGATTCCCAGCACAGATGGAGTTCTGAGCGCGAAGTCGAACTTGAGGAATACAGGAAGGTTCTGCCTCGCATTGAACAGGAATGTACCGAAATCCAAGACCTTAAGAAAAGCTTGGAATTCAACAACCACGCACTTGGAGAGCGTCTGAAGAGTGCAGAGGAACAGCGCGAAAGGGACGATGAGATTATCAGCGAGCTGCGTGAGAGAATCCGGGAATTGGAAGGTTCCCCCGGAAGCCCATCTCTTACTCCTGGTACCGAGACACCGAAGTTGCAGGGAACTTTGCAGAAGGACTTTGAAGAGATTGGTGCCAAGGAGTCTCAACT GAAATCGGAGAACGAAGACCTGAAAAAAGAAGTCGAATCATTGAAGGGACCCTCGGCTCAT ACTGCTTCCAAATTTGAGAAGTTCTCTGAAGCTTTTACCCAGACTCTACAGCTTGCGCAAACCAATTCTACCCAGAA CGAGGAATACTGGAAATTGTACGATAACTACTCAACAGCACTCAAGAAGTTCGCGGAGATTCAAGACGCCCTAAGTACCACCAAGAAAACACTCGACAACGCATATGCAGAGG CGGAATTGGCGAACAAGGAAAACGTCGATATGgtccacgaagccaaggagCAGAACTCTGCCGAATTGGCCCAGATGCGGGCCGAATGGGATGAGCGTACACAGAGAATACACCATCTCGAGGCTGAGCTTGAGGCCAGTCAGACGTTGGCAAGGGAGGCGTGCGCAGAACGGGACGAATTGCGCGGAATGCTCGACAACAAGCAATCTGAAATGCGCGCAGAAGACCAGGAGACTATCGATGAAATGAAGAAACTTCTTTCCGAATTCACTGCGCAAGACGGCAGCGACAGTGAGGCTTCTGGCGTTGAACTTGCAAGGCAGATTGCCGAGTTGATCGATAAGAATATCGAACGCCTTGCCCAGCGTGCAGAG TACATTGAGCAACAAAACGAGCACATCAAATCCCTTCGGGAACGTATTCGAAACTTCGAGGAACACACGGATGATGGCATCAGCAAAGAACGCGAG CTCGAGCTCCAGAGGATCATTGACGGCCAAACTCGGGAGCTGGCACTCATGAGTTCTGCTTGGTTTGACCTTCAGTGCCGCATTCAGACTAACAATGTCACTCTTTCGAGATACCGGCATGGGTCCAGTATAGCCGAGGCCCAGAAGGGCTGGCTACCAAGGCAGAGAAGTGGAGTTGCTACTAGCCGgtga
- a CDS encoding Gfo/Idh/MocA family protein (COG:G,Q;~EggNog:ENOG410PKW7;~InterPro:IPR036291,IPR000683;~PFAM:PF01408;~go_function: GO:0016491 - oxidoreductase activity [Evidence IEA]), translating to MAPYNIRWGIMATGWIADVFVRDLLNDPTLRDASDVSHTVTAVASSSSKERAEKFIADTCIPGTCAAYGTYEELVANPDVDVVYVATPHSHHYQNVMLALGAGKHVLCEKAFTVNAAQAKILCETAQKKNLFLMEAVWTRYFPLSVQIRELIKKGAIGEVLRVMADNSFGDDVEEKWGTKHRMVNKDLAGGCLLDLGIYSLTWVFQTLYHTLPREQRKPPSAVSAHMSLYHLTGADEATTMLLSFPTSTPSNSPHPGQSTAVAMANLRVSTDPDGKGSSRPTIRIQGTKGEIQVEGPAFRPERYRIIPKKGEGEIKEVECPFPRSGKGMFWEADEVARCLRDGKLESDTLPLEESIVIMEVMDEVRRQGGLAYPENIESTVYPLQL from the exons ATGGCGCCATACAACATTCGTTGGGGTATTATGG CCACAGGATGGATTGCCGACG TCTTCGTGCGAGACCTCCTAAACGACCCTACCCTCCGAGATGCCTCGGACGTCTCCCACACAGTCACGGCCGTCGCATCCTCTTCGTCCAAGGAGCGTGCAGAGAAGTTCATCGCCGATACATGCATCCCTGGCACTTGTGCTGCTTACGGAACGTATGAGGAGCTCGTGGCCAACCCGGACGTGGACGTGGTGTACGTCGCGACGCCGCACTCACACCACTATCAGAATGTGATGCTCGCGCTTGGAGCCGGAAAGCATGTGCTATGTGAGAAGGCGTTTACCGTCAATGCGGCCCAGGCCAAGATTCTGTGTGAAACGgcgcagaagaagaacctgTTTTTGATGGAGGCTGTTTGGACTCGATACTTCCCGCTGAGTGTCCAAATCAGGGAGTTGATTAAGAAGGGAGCGATTGGCGAGGTTCTGCGTGTAATGGCGGATAACAGCTTTGGGGATGATGTTGAGGAAAAATGGGGGACTAAGCACCGGATGGTGAACAAGGATCTTGCTGGGGGTTGCTTGTTGGACT TGGGAATCTACTCATTGACATGGGTTTTCCAAACCCTATACCACACCCTTCCTCGAGAACAGCGCAAACCCCCCTCTGCTGTCTCCGCGCATATGTCCCTCTACCACCTCACCGGTGCAGACGAAGCAACCACGATGCTCCTTAGTTTCCCAACCTCCACCCCATCCAACAGCCCTCACCCGGGCCAGTCAACCGCGGTAGCCATGGCTAACCTCCGGGTATCTACCGACCCAGACGGGAAGGGTTCCAGTCGTCCCACTATCCGCATTCAAGGAACCAAGGGCGAAATCCAGGTGGAAGGCCCGGCATTCCGGCCAGAGAGATACCGTATAATTCCCAAGAAGGGAGAAGGCGAGATTAAGGAGGTCGAGTGTCCGTTCCCTCGAAGTGGAAAGGGCATGTTCTGGGAAGCTGACGAGGTTGCGCGTTGCTTGCGTGATGGTAAGCTTGAGAGTGATACTTTGCCCTTGGAGGAGAGTATTGTCATCATGGAGGTTATGGATGAGGTCAGGCGGCAAGGTGGTTTGGCCTATCCGGAGAATATTGAGTCGACTGTCTACCCTCTACAGTTATGA
- the hem13 gene encoding coproporphyrinogen oxidase (BUSCO:EOG09262CUO;~COG:H;~EggNog:ENOG410PIF2;~InterPro:IPR018375,IPR001260,IPR036406;~PFAM:PF01218;~TransMembrane:1 (i56-75o);~go_function: GO:0004109 - coproporphyrinogen oxidase activity [Evidence IEA];~go_process: GO:0006779 - porphyrin-containing compound biosynthetic process [Evidence IEA];~go_process: GO:0055114 - oxidation-reduction process [Evidence IEA]), which translates to MTMALSRPYMPLRRSLQQVVSHRSNRLPTRNFRGSFRRYSSEQKPRDSQALPVWRPYLRLAVGIPFIGALIYSMMTGEVTELDSPSIVELDEALKKQSTVTETSPMRLRMEKLIKEHQQRIVQELSQIDGKEFRADTWSRPNGGGGISCVLQDGNVFEKAGVNVSIVYGELPRPAIEKMRADHKSFVGTDVNSLSFFAAGLSLVLHPHNPMAPTVHLNYRYFETSDPKDPISGDKNWWFGGGTDLTPSYLFPEDVKHFHQTIKDACDRHDATYYPRFKAWCDKYFYIPHRKESRGVGGIFFDDLDANFLQTSSTSSQNPQETLFSFVSDCLSSFLPSYLPIIDRRKDMLYTPAQKDWQQLRRGRYVEFNLVYDRGTSFGLRTPNARIESILMSLPRTASWAYMDPVSGTRTETTNTNEEDELQAEDKTSEKEMMEVLKNPRQWA; encoded by the exons ATGACCATGGCTCTCTCCCGGCCCTATATGCCTCTTCGGAGGTCACTTCAGCAGGTGGTCTCACATCGAAGCAATCGCCTTCCAACTCGCAACTTTCGAGGATCCTTTCGCAGATACTCATCCGAACAGAAACCCCGTGACTCGCAAGCTCTTCCCGTCTGGAGACCGTACCTACGATTGGCAGTTGGTATACCGTTTATCGGTGCTCTGATATACTCCATG ATGACAGGCGAAGTAACCGAATTGGACTCTCCGTCGATAGTGGAATTGGATGAGGCCCTAAAGAAGCAATCCACGGTCACTGAAACATCACCGATGCGCCTGCGAATGGAGAAATTGATCAAAGAGCACCAGCAGAGAATTGTTCAGGAACTCAGTCAGATAGACGGCAAAGAGTTTAGGGCTGATACCTGGTCACGGCCCAATGGTGGAGGTGGCATCTCTTGCGTGCTTCAGGATGGGAATGTCTTCGAAAAAGCAGGTGTCAATGTGTCGATTGTTTACGGTGAACTGCCTCGGCCGGCTATCGAGAAGATGCGGGCCGACCACAAGTCATTCGTTGGAACAGACGTGAATTCTTTGAGTTTCTTCGCTGCCGGTCTCTCCCTGGTCCTGCACCCTCACAACCCTATGGCCCCGACAGTTCACCTGAACTACCGGTACTTCGAGACGTCTGACCCCAAGGACCCCATTAGTGGTGACAAGAACTGGTGGTTCGGAGGTGGCACAGATCTGACACCGTCCTACCTCTTCCCCGAAGACGTCAAACACTTCCACCAGACTATCAAAGACGCCTGCGATCGACATGACGCAACATACTACCCTAGGTTCAAGGCCTGGTGCGACAAGTACTTCTACATCCCTCACCGCAAAGAGTCCCGCGGTGTAGGCGGAATCTTCTTCGACGACCTTGATGCCAACTTCCTCCAAACCTCATCGACTTCCTCGCAGAACCCCCAGGAaactctcttctccttcgtcTCCGACTGTCTCTCatccttccttccttcctaCCTCCCCATCATCGACCGTCGAAAAGACATGCTCTACACGCCTGCCCAAAAGGATTGGCAACAGCTCCGGCGAGGACGCTATGTGGAGTTTAATCTGGTCTATGACCGTGGTACGAGCTTCGGACTGCGGACTCCTAATGCCCGTATTGAGAGTATCCTGATGAGTCTTCCTCGCACTGCAAGCTGGGCGTACATGGACCCGGTATCCGGAACCAGAACGGAGACTACGAATACgaatgaagaagatgagctGCAGGCAGAAGACAAGACGAGTGAGAAAGAGATGATGGAGGTTTTGAAGAACCCCAGGCAATGGGCCTAG
- a CDS encoding uncharacterized protein (COG:S;~EggNog:ENOG410PSNV;~InterPro:IPR037045;~SECRETED:SignalP(1-18)), with protein MKLSLATALFGLLPMAMAKSIIVYYPKGTPSSVIDDGKNHITDAGGSITYDYPSLRGFAANAPDNAVSSLGDQSPNHKPFVEDDQVVTVN; from the exons ATGAAGCTCTCTCTTGCAACTGCGCTGTTCGGCCTTCTGCCGATGGCTATGGCCAAATCCATCATCGTCTACTATCCTAAAGGCACTCCGTCGTCAGTCATTGACGATGGAAAGAACCATATCACTGATGCT GGTGGCTCTATCACTTATGACTATC CATCGCTAAG GGGATTCGCCGCGAATGCTCCGGACAATGCTGTCTCCAGTCTCGGCGACCAGTCTCCAAACCACAAGCCATTTGTTGAAGACGACCAGGTCGTTACAGTCAACTAA